In a single window of the Equus quagga isolate Etosha38 chromosome 7, UCLA_HA_Equagga_1.0, whole genome shotgun sequence genome:
- the LOC124242039 gene encoding speedy protein E4-like codes for MSSRPPSPQPGTSGYPLEVIVNEESPGPSARWVDPRPLPESSGLKRKREWSESLQEETEEETAAKAEDSWVVEWLCGLRMKLKKQRVSTVLPEHHEVFNTLLEDPVVKRFLAWDRDLLVSDKYLLSMVIAYFSRAGLFSWQYRRIHFFIALYLANDMEEDNQAPKQAIFSFLYGKNRAERPLFHKLRLQFVRSMDWRMRVTREECEEIQAFDPDLWVWGRDRALLPQGSRDRGGLREGNLRNPLAGPTVRGPPPHVTLPHTVQSSSRAPPDTDPAAATN; via the exons ATGAGCAGTCGTCCACCAAGTCCCCAGCCTGGCACGTCAGGGTACCCCCTGGAGGTGATAGTGAATGAAGAAAGCCCAGGACCATCAG CCCGCTGGGTAGATCCCAGGCCCCTGCCTGAGTCCTCGGGcctgaagaggaagagggagtggtCGGAGTCTCTCCAGGAGGAGACGGAGGAGGAGACAGCCGCCAAGGCTGAGGACAGCTGGGTGGTGGAGTGGCTGTGTGGACTCAGGATGAAGCTGAAGAAACAGCGGGTGTCCACAGTGCTGCCTGAACACCACGAGGTCTTCAACACACTGCTCG AGGATCCTGTCGTTAAAAGATTCCTGGCCTGGGACCGAGATCTGTTGGTATCTGACAAG TATCTGCTGTCCATGGTCATAGCTTATTTCAGCCGGGCTGGCCTCTTCTCCTGGCAGTACCGGAGGATTCATTTCTTCATCGCTCT CTACCTGGCCAACGACATGGAAGAGGATAACCAGGCCCCCAAACAGGCcatcttttccttcctctatGGGAAGAACCGCGCTGAGCGCCCCTTGTTCCACAAACTGCGATTACAGTTTGTCCGTTCCATGGACTGGAGGATGAGGGTCACCCGGGAAGAGTGCGAGGAG ATCCAGGCTTTTGATCCCGATCTCTGGGTGTGGGGCCGAGATCGcgccctcctgccccagggctccaGGGACCGTGGAGGCCTGAGGGAAG GAAACCTGAGGAATCCACTTGCTGGGCCCACCGTCAGGGGCCCCCCACCCCACGTCACCCTTCCACACACCGTGCAGTCGAGCAGCCGCGCTCCGCCAGACACCGACCCAGCTGCAGCCACGAACTGA